A portion of the Streptomyces platensis genome contains these proteins:
- a CDS encoding PLAT/LH2 domain-containing protein — MRIGRVVAGTMALAAATIMATSESAAAGVTPRIGSDHTYSGRQNTPSNPLHKGIGVAAQRQYRVAVYTGNRAGAGTDANVYLTIYGTRGSVGHKLDNSEDNFERGKTDRFTLGLRDVGRVTSITISHNNKGEKPGWYLNKVTIGGNANFPAYRWLAKDEDDGNTWANLRRR, encoded by the coding sequence ATGCGTATCGGTCGTGTCGTCGCAGGCACGATGGCGCTTGCCGCCGCCACCATCATGGCGACCTCAGAAAGCGCCGCTGCCGGCGTCACACCCCGCATCGGATCGGACCACACGTATTCTGGGCGGCAGAACACACCATCCAATCCCCTGCACAAAGGGATCGGTGTGGCTGCTCAACGCCAATACCGCGTTGCCGTGTACACCGGCAACAGGGCGGGTGCTGGCACCGACGCGAACGTCTACCTCACCATCTACGGCACCAGGGGTTCCGTAGGACACAAACTCGACAACTCCGAAGACAACTTCGAGCGCGGCAAGACCGATCGCTTCACTCTCGGTCTCCGCGATGTCGGCCGGGTCACGAGCATCACAATCAGCCACAACAACAAAGGTGAGAAACCTGGCTGGTACCTGAACAAGGTCACGATCGGCGGCAACGCCAACTTCCCTGCCTACCGGTGGCTCGCCAAGGACGAAGATGACGGCAACACCTGGGCGAACCTTCGACGCCGCTGA
- a CDS encoding AraC family transcriptional regulator produces MLTERLFRTDDLPPAERFDGWRELMSKTLCPMDMNSDRAAQFQAQTRLLELGPVSVWPTMVEPMSWRRTPRLIRQSDPENYHVTLPIAGAVGVTHAGREAVHGPREMHVADTSQPFHCVTGVLHAVGLEVPRKLVPLRKERADLLLTRRLPAEEGYGSLLAQLLEQLAKGTGPYGPADGPRLGSIIVDLLSSLLAHLLDADSSLPPDTHRQTLVLRVRAFVQQHLHDPQLTPCTIAAAHHISTSYLHRLFQNEETTVAAWIRRQRLECARRELADPTSRTTPIHAIATRCGYPRASDFTRAFRTVYGTPPMEYRHQAQHLAE; encoded by the coding sequence ATGCTTACCGAGAGGCTGTTCCGGACTGACGACTTACCGCCGGCGGAGCGGTTCGACGGCTGGCGGGAGCTGATGTCGAAGACGCTCTGCCCCATGGACATGAACAGCGACCGCGCGGCGCAGTTTCAGGCTCAGACACGGCTGTTGGAATTGGGACCGGTCAGCGTGTGGCCAACAATGGTCGAGCCCATGAGCTGGCGGAGAACGCCCCGTCTGATTCGGCAGTCCGATCCGGAGAACTACCACGTCACGCTCCCGATCGCCGGGGCGGTCGGCGTCACCCATGCGGGCCGGGAAGCCGTCCACGGCCCCCGGGAGATGCATGTGGCGGACACCTCACAGCCGTTCCACTGTGTCACCGGCGTCCTGCACGCGGTGGGCCTGGAGGTGCCCAGAAAACTGGTTCCGCTGCGCAAGGAGCGGGCCGACCTGCTGCTCACCCGGCGGCTGCCGGCAGAGGAGGGGTACGGGAGCCTGCTGGCGCAGTTGCTGGAGCAGTTGGCGAAGGGCACCGGACCGTACGGCCCCGCGGACGGCCCCCGGCTGGGCTCGATCATCGTCGACCTGCTCTCCTCGCTGCTGGCCCATCTCCTCGACGCCGACAGCTCGCTCCCACCGGATACCCACCGACAGACCCTCGTACTGCGCGTCCGCGCCTTCGTCCAGCAGCACCTGCACGACCCGCAACTGACCCCGTGCACCATCGCCGCCGCGCACCACATCTCCACCAGCTATCTCCACCGCCTCTTCCAGAACGAAGAGACCACTGTCGCGGCATGGATCCGCCGGCAACGCCTCGAATGCGCCCGCCGAGAACTGGCCGACCCCACCTCGCGCACCACCCCGATCCACGCCATCGCCACCCGCTGCGGCTACCCACGCGCATCCGACTTCACCCGCGCTTTCCGCACCGTCTACGGCACACCACCCATGGAGTACCGCCACCAAGCCCAGCACCTCGCCGAGTAG
- a CDS encoding AAA family ATPase encodes MDHAEVLLIGGRAGVGKTSVGWEVSALLRGAAIPHAVIDGDFMGQVHPAPEGDPHRAEITESNLTAVWANYARRGYRRLIYTNTLSVMPEATGMFERAMGSRVRIVRVLLTATDATTRARLERRELGSELETEWESSTRKARLLDQRTPADAVRVATDGRAVADIAREVMAVTGWIGSLTTAFPATGPGPHPGSENSRDAT; translated from the coding sequence ATGGATCATGCCGAAGTGCTGCTCATCGGAGGACGGGCCGGGGTTGGCAAGACGAGTGTGGGGTGGGAGGTTTCAGCGTTGTTGCGGGGCGCTGCGATTCCTCACGCGGTCATCGATGGTGACTTCATGGGGCAGGTGCATCCGGCTCCGGAGGGAGACCCTCACCGCGCGGAGATCACTGAGAGCAATCTGACGGCGGTGTGGGCGAACTACGCCCGGCGGGGCTACCGGCGTTTGATCTACACGAACACGCTGAGCGTGATGCCTGAGGCGACCGGCATGTTCGAGCGGGCCATGGGTAGCCGGGTGCGGATCGTTAGGGTTCTGCTCACGGCCACCGACGCCACTACACGTGCACGGCTGGAGCGCCGGGAACTTGGCTCGGAGCTGGAGACGGAGTGGGAGAGCAGTACGCGTAAGGCGCGGTTGCTGGATCAGCGGACTCCTGCCGATGCGGTGAGGGTCGCGACGGACGGACGTGCTGTCGCGGACATCGCACGCGAGGTGATGGCCGTCACCGGCTGGATCGGTTCGTTGACCACGGCTTTCCCGGCCACAGGGCCGGGGCCCCATCCGGGCTCAGAGAACTCACGGGATGCCACGTAG
- a CDS encoding SDR family oxidoreductase: MPDTTGPRGTPCRSSILVTGAAGNLGREVVDRLQAHGALVRCLVRDQTGPRPGVEWAVGDLTDAAAVRAALVGIDAVFLIWPLLDSAPAHDLVTELVAAAPRVVYLSSTAIDDEAARQSDPIVQVHADMEALLRNAGLRPLVLRSDTLASNARGWAPQLRAGDVVSGPDMARTAVVDERDVADAAVAVLLAQHNPLDYEPHLLTGPEVLSRTDQVALLGAALRRRLRFQAVTADVARSRMLTDGRPERLVEALIAASMRRPESNHTTDHIERLTGRPAGTFARWAVDHAAEFS, encoded by the coding sequence ATGCCTGATACCACTGGCCCCAGGGGCACCCCTTGCCGTTCATCAATCCTGGTCACCGGCGCAGCCGGCAACCTCGGCCGTGAGGTCGTCGACCGTCTCCAAGCACACGGTGCGCTCGTACGATGCCTTGTGCGCGATCAGACTGGTCCGCGCCCCGGAGTCGAGTGGGCGGTCGGCGACCTCACAGACGCCGCTGCCGTGCGCGCGGCACTCGTGGGCATCGACGCCGTCTTTCTGATCTGGCCACTGCTCGACTCGGCCCCTGCCCACGACCTGGTTACGGAACTCGTCGCAGCGGCCCCCCGTGTCGTCTACCTGTCCTCGACAGCCATAGACGACGAAGCCGCCCGCCAGAGTGATCCCATCGTTCAGGTGCACGCGGACATGGAAGCCCTGCTCCGCAATGCTGGTCTGCGCCCCCTGGTACTACGTAGCGACACATTGGCGTCCAACGCGCGGGGCTGGGCGCCGCAGCTACGGGCGGGCGACGTGGTGTCAGGCCCGGACATGGCTCGCACAGCCGTCGTCGACGAGCGCGATGTCGCTGATGCGGCCGTAGCCGTATTGCTCGCGCAGCACAACCCACTAGATTACGAACCGCACCTGTTGACGGGCCCCGAGGTACTGAGCCGCACCGACCAGGTCGCTCTCCTTGGTGCCGCGCTCCGGCGCCGTCTGCGCTTCCAAGCGGTCACCGCTGACGTCGCACGGTCACGGATGCTCACAGACGGACGTCCCGAGCGGCTGGTGGAAGCGCTGATCGCCGCCTCGATGCGCCGGCCGGAGTCAAACCACACCACCGATCATATTGAGCGCCTCACTGGCCGACCGGCCGGCACCTTCGCGAGGTGGGCCGTCGACCATGCGGCCGAGTTCAGCTGA
- a CDS encoding MerR family transcriptional regulator produces MVKTIGEVAAELGIAAHVLRHWEDVGALTVRREENGYRVYDDRAVEQARTVLKLRRVGLSLPEATAAMAPKKSAAQAIVRAKIAELEGEVIQRQEAIAFLQHTADCRHRYLDECPDCSTFVREA; encoded by the coding sequence ATGGTGAAGACGATTGGAGAAGTAGCCGCAGAACTCGGAATCGCAGCCCACGTGCTGCGGCACTGGGAAGATGTTGGGGCACTCACCGTGCGTCGCGAGGAAAATGGCTACCGCGTCTACGACGACAGGGCTGTGGAACAGGCACGCACGGTCCTGAAACTGCGGCGCGTTGGTCTCTCATTGCCCGAGGCCACCGCCGCCATGGCGCCGAAGAAGTCGGCGGCGCAGGCGATCGTGAGGGCCAAGATCGCTGAACTTGAAGGTGAAGTCATACAGCGGCAGGAGGCGATTGCCTTCCTGCAACACACCGCTGACTGTCGGCATCGATACCTCGATGAATGTCCAGATTGCTCGACTTTCGTCCGCGAAGCCTGA
- a CDS encoding FG-GAP-like repeat-containing protein, whose translation MVAGALGAALVAAAAGGAMAAPTDGNGRGQDQPSTSAAERSKITQGDLDGDGHADLGVGAPEGVVSGKSKAGYVGVTYGAKGGIDPKRNSTLTQASPGVPGTPEAKDGFGSTVVRGDVDGDGYADLVVAANNEAIGSTTQAGSVTIVFGSKSGLSRDAIAFHAPKVAANAHFGDQIAVGDHNKDGLSDLAISDGTKVQLVKGAKNLRETATPKMTSVTPPGGGVSVEHLASGDINGDGYTDLVTVASEDSPSDEGTLGVLPGSSGGLKSTPLGKDIPLPFAQYRPVVGDINGDGKEDVVTDTGFSDGPQEQKLRTYPGTAGGLDSAKPVDWKGKAQEGEAIRLADFDGDGHDDLVVSNTGAEAPGGYNNAGAINVLKGTANWLTDEGAQTFSLDTEGVPGSMEGNDKFGTSVSPADYNGDGKADLAVGIPNRTEGVGAAALLYAGTDGLSAKDSALIDPSDLGSPATKGRFGTELTNPAK comes from the coding sequence ATGGTGGCAGGCGCTCTGGGCGCCGCCTTAGTAGCGGCCGCGGCCGGCGGCGCCATGGCAGCACCGACGGACGGCAACGGGCGGGGCCAGGACCAGCCCTCCACGAGTGCTGCCGAGCGGAGCAAGATCACCCAGGGCGACCTCGACGGCGACGGCCACGCCGACCTCGGTGTGGGAGCGCCCGAGGGCGTCGTCTCCGGGAAGTCCAAGGCGGGCTACGTGGGCGTGACCTACGGCGCCAAGGGTGGCATCGATCCCAAGCGGAACAGCACACTGACGCAGGCCAGCCCGGGGGTGCCCGGCACCCCGGAGGCCAAGGACGGTTTCGGCTCGACCGTGGTGCGCGGCGACGTGGACGGGGACGGTTACGCCGACCTGGTCGTCGCCGCGAACAACGAGGCCATCGGCAGCACCACGCAGGCCGGTTCCGTCACGATCGTCTTCGGCTCCAAGAGCGGCTTGTCCCGCGACGCCATTGCCTTCCACGCGCCGAAGGTCGCCGCCAACGCGCACTTCGGCGACCAGATAGCCGTGGGCGACCACAACAAGGACGGCCTCAGCGACCTCGCCATCTCCGACGGCACGAAGGTGCAGCTCGTCAAGGGCGCGAAGAACCTGCGGGAGACCGCGACCCCGAAGATGACCAGCGTTACCCCGCCCGGCGGCGGCGTCAGCGTCGAGCACCTGGCCTCCGGCGACATCAACGGGGACGGCTACACCGATCTCGTCACCGTCGCCTCCGAGGACTCGCCCTCCGATGAGGGCACGCTCGGCGTGCTGCCCGGCTCGTCCGGGGGTCTGAAGAGCACGCCGCTGGGCAAGGACATCCCGCTGCCGTTCGCGCAGTACCGCCCCGTCGTCGGCGACATCAACGGCGACGGGAAGGAGGACGTCGTCACGGACACCGGCTTCTCGGACGGTCCGCAGGAGCAGAAGCTGCGTACCTACCCCGGCACCGCTGGCGGGCTCGACTCCGCCAAGCCGGTGGACTGGAAGGGCAAAGCGCAGGAGGGTGAGGCCATCCGGCTCGCCGACTTCGACGGCGACGGCCACGACGACCTGGTGGTCAGCAACACCGGCGCCGAGGCGCCCGGGGGCTATAACAACGCCGGTGCCATCAACGTGCTCAAGGGCACCGCGAACTGGCTGACCGACGAGGGGGCGCAGACCTTCTCGCTCGACACCGAGGGCGTCCCTGGCTCCATGGAGGGCAACGACAAGTTCGGTACGTCCGTCTCGCCGGCCGACTACAACGGTGACGGCAAGGCGGACCTGGCCGTCGGCATCCCGAACCGCACCGAGGGTGTCGGCGCGGCGGCCCTGCTGTACGCGGGTACCGACGGACTGAGCGCCAAGGACTCGGCACTCATCGACCCGAGTGACCTGGGTTCCCCGGCGACGAAGGGCCGCTTCGGCACGGAGCTGACGAACCCGGCGAAGTAG